One window of the Clupea harengus chromosome 20, Ch_v2.0.2, whole genome shotgun sequence genome contains the following:
- the LOC105903066 gene encoding cadherin-related family member 2-like isoform X3, with translation MSNISDTLVLHTEMGRLTIISFLVLVTLTAKAHSNLIPEITTDDLIRVREDTPVGHRAFMINATDPEGVPLRYSFKSVSALFQPNPTTGEVTVKSPLDREGQEVHTLMLVVSDGVYTDVQKTVTVVLEDGNDNQPVFQGTPYNAKIPENAALGTTVLRVSAKDADSGTSGYVGYYMSGVTPSDGAGLFEIGERTGAITLMGGLSFTEKSTFYQLDVTAKDGGGILEGQQVIQSSSVFIFVNVEDVPDIDPLFVNLPSTATVEEGTPSGTSVFKVRARDPDTGINSPIKYSIASASATGLFQIDEDSGVISVQAPFDREQYLESDGVITLEIKAEESTPNVHDVNAFATSEIQITIRDVNDNKPEFYDCTEACVIQNTFSGNIDEHSAVGLSVLGLSMKVIDGDKGENSTFTLSIEGPGKDAFSVSPSRAVSNTIVQILMKTPADVDFEKGAFMTVKLIAVDTKKEEFKSTATVTITINDINDNSPKFKQETYNLEIEEHSPAGTEIATITATDPDTEDVGNIVYKLLPESMLEFFNVDPDTGRITVENGDLLDREGRSFYSANLQAKDKANNTGTAILEITLLDKNDNAPKMIRESYIAFVNEGPGVNLKLQIQAIDDDQPGTDNSKIEYQIVESEFSHDFTINKDTGILKMTDALDREALDPALNGVIELNVTAYDKGIPPLGTSVIVEINVGDINDNSPLFQKKEYNFEVKESEKGAFINSVLAKDKDQTEMNNRISFSITGGSSGTFSVRSVPAPNNTGYWGNISVDQDIELDYETRKTYTFKVQALDLDRKEDSATVILKVLDVNDETPSLKTGLVIETKENNTVDGGVIGKIVGDDKDTVHQLEYELLRTECPCNESGVCQEEWFLVEPSGNVKINPEYVVDYESCHEVILHVQVTDTLTELGKNSSEGTITVRIEDINDHVPEFIQTQPNFVVAESTDRDTSVASVSATDRDSGENAIITFEVLAVRFVNNNNETEDLNKIFKVDQPPTPSDNTGIIRSLQSLDASKKGRYVITVEVKDKGGLSSTSEVVIFTVDQTFKVSLEFRSTAEDFANNQANIKWALESSTGTTVHIVKVSGQTEQRAAALTIVEAYFIFPDGTALQHDTVLNMVNGNGNTEYRDVLLGQGLSGVNAGSEDNQGEGNIEMFLLLGVVGGLVIVLIVMSTLLVFMRRNYQRKLKAAKAMNSATMSISENQKSGPVVPGTNKYTMEGANPVLNLNIETTTDLGFDEEDSNNDRSSLNSLDYNIDMNMSEKDTMPMMVIEEEDEENGQNYYEPLGAALAQRGKRKGGEDTPSLTFDNPALSTTDL, from the exons ATGAGCAACATATCAGACACTCTTG TGCTACACACAGAAATGGGGCGGTTGACGATCATTTCCTTTCTTGTCCTAGTGACTTTAACTGCCAAAG CCCACAGTAATTTGATCCCAGAAATCACCACAGATGATCTCATTCGTGTTCGTGAGGACACCCCTGTAG GTCATCGTGCATTTATGATTAATGCAACGGATCCTGAAGGGGTACCACTGAGATACAGTTTTAAATCTGTGTCAGCCCTTTTCCAGCCTAACCCGACGACAGGAGAGGTAACAGTCAAGTCTCCACTGGACAGAGAG GGGCAGGAAGTACACACGTTAATGCTAGTAGTCAGTGATGGTGTATACACAGAT GTGCAAAAAACAGTTACTGTAGTATTAGAAGATGGTAATGACAACCAGCCTGTATTCCAAGGGACACCATATAATGCCAAAATTCCAGAG AATGCAGCCCTAGGGACCACTGTTTTAAGAGTGTCCGCAAAAGATGCTGATTCAGGAACTTCTGGATATGTGGGCTATTATATGTCTGGG GTCACACCAAGTGATGGAGCAGGTCTCTTTGAAATTGGGGAAAGAACTGGGGCTATCACACTGATGGGAGGACTGAGCTTCACAGAGAAAAGCACTTTCTATCAGTTAGATGTCACCGCAAAG gATGGTGGTGGGATACTTGAAGGACAGCAAGTTATTCAGTCAAGCTCAGTCTTCATCTTTGTTAATGTGGAGGATGTCCCAGATATAGACCCTCTGTTCGTGAATCTCCCCAGCACTGCCACTGTGGAGGAAGGAACTCCTTCG GGTACATCTGTCTTTAAAGTGCGAGCCAGAGACCCCGACACAGGCATCAACTCACCGATAAAGTACAGCATTGCAA gcGCCTCTGCAACTGGCCTGTTCCAAATCGATGAGGATAGTGGCGTCATATCTGTCCAAGCACCATTTGATCGGGAGCAGTATTTGGAATCAGATGGAGTCATCACTCTAGAAATAAAG GCAGAGGAGTCCACACCGAATGTGCATGATGTCAATGCATTTGCAACCAGTGAAATTCAGATCACCATCAGGGACGTAAACGACAATAAACCAGAGTTTTACGATTGCACTGAGGCCTGTGTTATTCAGAACACGTTCAGTGGGAATATAGATGAGCATTCAGCTGTTGGACTCTCTGTGTTGGGCCTGAGCATGAAGGTGATAGATGGGGATAAG GGTGAAAACAGCACATTCACCCTGAGTATTGAGGGCCCAGGCAAGGAtgccttctctgtctccccaaGCCGTGCcgtgtcaaatactatagtgcAAATTCTGATGAAGACCCCTGCAGACGTCGACTTCGAGAAGGGTGCCTTTATGACAGTGAAG ttgatTGCTGTGGACACCAAAAAAGAGGAGTTCAAATCTACCGCCACTGTCACCATTACAATCAATGACATCAATGACAACAGTCCCAAATTCAAACAGGAGACCTACAACTTAGAAATTGAGGAGCACAGTCCAGCAGGAACAGAGATAGCAACCATCACA GCCACTGATCCAGATACAGAAGATGTTGGAAACATTGTCTACAAACTGCTTCCAGAGAGCAT gttggAGTTCTTCAACGTCGACCCAGACACTGGAAGAATCACAGTTGAAAACGGTGACCTTCTGGACAGAGAGGGCCGCAGTTTTTACTCTGCCAATCTGCAGGCAAAAGACAAGGCCAACAACACTGGCACTGCCATCCTGGAGATCACACTCCTGGACAAGAATGACAACGCACCAAAAATGATCAGAGAGTCGTACATTGCTTTTGTCAACGAGGGTCCTGGTGTTAACCTTAAACTTCAAATCCAG GCTATTGATGATGATCAACCTGGCACAGACAACAGCAAGATCGAGTATCAAATTGTCGAAAGTGAATTTAGTCACGATTTCACAATTAACAAGGATACTGGTATTTTAAAAATGACAGACGCCCTGGACAGGGAGGCTCTGGACCCTGCATTAAATGGAGTGATTGAGCTGAATGTGACTGCTTATGACAAAGGAATACCACCCCTTGGAACCTCGGTCATAGTGGAAATCAATGTTGGG GACATCAATGACAACAGCCCCCTCTTCCAGAAAAAAGAGTATAACTTTGAAgtgaaagaaagtgagaaag GTGCTTTCATCAACTCTGTGTTGGCCAAAGACAAGGACCAGACCGAGATGAACAACCGGATCTCGTTCAGCATCACCGGAGGCAGTTCCGGGACCTTCTCGGTCCGTAGCGTCCCAGCGCCAAACAACACAGGCTACTGGGGGAACATCAGCGTGGACCAGGACATCGAGCTAGATTATGAAACCCGCAAGACTTACACCTTCAAAGTGCAGGCTCTGGACTTGGACAGGAAAGAAGACTCAGCCACCGTGATTTTGAAAGTTTTGGATGTCAATGACGAGACGCCCAGCTTAAAAACGGGCCTAGTAATAGAAACGAAAGAGAACAACACCGTAGACGGAGGTGTGATTGGTAAGATTGTGGGTGACGATAAAGACACCGTGCACCAGCTTGAATATGAACTTCTCCGCACCGAGTGTCCATGCAATGAGTCTGGAGTTTGCCAGGAGGAGTGGTTCCtggtggagccttcagggaacGTGAAGATCAACCCAGAGTATGTGGTTGACTATGAAAGTTGCCACGAGGTGATCCTGCACGTGCAAGTGACTGACACTTTAACAGAGCTTGGCAAGAATAGCAGTGAGG GGACAATTACTGTCCGAATCGAAGATATAAATGACCACGTCCCAGAGTTCATCCAGACACAACCCAACTTTG TTGTTGCCGAAagcacagacagagatacaTCTGTGGCCAGCGTGTCT GCAACAGACCGGGACTCAGGGGAGAACGCCATCATAACGTTCGAAGTGCTGGCAGTGAGGTTCGTCAACAACAATAACGAGACTGAGGACCTTAACAAAATCTTCAAGGTGGACCAGCCACCAACACCTTCAGACAACACTGGAATAATACG ATCTCTTCAGAGTCTGGACGCCAGCAAGAAGGGGAGATATGTGATCACGGTTGAGGTGAAGGACAAAGGAGGACTGAGTTCAACTTCAGAAGTTGTG aTCTTCACCGTCGACCAGACTTTCAAAGTGTCCCTGGAGTTCCGATCTACTGCAGAAGATTTTGCTAATAACCAGGCAAATATTAAATG GGCGCTTGAGTCATCCACTGGAACAACAGTTCATATTGTCAAGGTCTCTGGACAAACAGAACAGAG GGCTGCTGCCTTAACTATTGTGGAGGCTTATTTCATCTTTCCTGATGGCACTGCCCTGCAACATGACACTGTTTTAAACATGGTGAATGGCAACGGAAACACAGAGTACCGGGATGTTCTATTAGGGCAGGGGCTCTCAGGAGTG AATGCTGGCTCTGAGGACAATCAAGGAGAAGGCAACATAGAGATGTTCCTCCTGCTTGGAGTGGTGGGAGGCCTGGTGATCGTGCTGATTGTCATGTCGACTTTACTGGTGTTCATGAGGCGGAA CTATCAGAGGAAGCTCAAAGCAGCCAAGGCCATGAACTCCGCAACGATGTCCATATCGGAAAACCAGAAATCTGGCCCAGTCGTTCCCGGCACCAACAAGTATACAATGGAAGG GGCGAACCCGGTGCTCAACCTCAACATCGAAACGACCACAGATCTGGGCTTCGACGAGGAGGACTCCAACAATGACAGATCCAG CCTTAATTCCCTGGACTACAACATTGACATGAACATGAGTGAGAAAGACACTATGCCAATGATG GTAAtcgaggaggaagatgaagagaacgGCCAAAACTATTACGAGCCGCTGGGAGCAGCACTCGCTCAAAGAGGCAAGAGGAAGGGTGGAGAAGACACCCCGTCCCTGACCTTCGACAACCCTGCTCTCAGCACCACAGACCTGTGA
- the LOC105903066 gene encoding cadherin-related family member 2-like isoform X6, with protein MSNISDTLVLHTEMGRLTIISFLVLVTLTAKAHSNLIPEITTDDLIRVREDTPVGHRAFMINATDPEGVPLRYSFKSVSALFQPNPTTGEVTVKSPLDREGQEVHTLMLVVSDGVYTDVQKTVTVVLEDGNDNQPVFQGTPYNAKIPENAALGTTVLRVSAKDADSGTSGYVGYYMSGVTPSDGAGLFEIGERTGAITLMGGLSFTEKSTFYQLDVTAKDGGGILEGQQVIQSSSVFIFVNVEDVPDIDPLFVNLPSTATVEEGTPSGTSVFKVRARDPDTGINSPIKYSIASASATGLFQIDEDSGVISVQAPFDREQYLESDGVITLEIKAEESTPNVHDVNAFATSEIQITIRDVNDNKPEFYDCTEACVIQNTFSGNIDEHSAVGLSVLGLSMKVIDGDKGENSTFTLSIEGPGKDAFSVSPSRAVSNTIVQILMKTPADVDFEKGAFMTVKLIAVDTKKEEFKSTATVTITINDINDNSPKFKQETYNLEIEEHSPAGTEIATITATDPDTEDVGNIVYKLLPESMLEFFNVDPDTGRITVENGDLLDREGRSFYSANLQAKDKANNTGTAILEITLLDKNDNAPKMIRESYIAFVNEGPGVNLKLQIQAIDDDQPGTDNSKIEYQIVESEFSHDFTINKDTGILKMTDALDREALDPALNGVIELNVTAYDKGIPPLGTSVIVEINVGDINDNSPLFQKKEYNFEVKESEKGAFINSVLAKDKDQTEMNNRISFSITGGSSGTFSVRSVPAPNNTGYWGNISVDQDIELDYETRKTYTFKVQALDLDRKEDSATVILKVLDVNDETPSLKTGLVIETKENNTVDGGVIGKIVGDDKDTVHQLEYELLRTECPCNESGVCQEEWFLVEPSGNVKINPEYVVDYESCHEVILHVQVTDTLTELGKNSSEGTITVRIEDINDHVPEFIQTQPNFVVAESTDRDTSVASVSATDRDSGENAIITFEVLAVRFVNNNNETEDLNKIFKVDQPPTPSDNTGIIRSLQSLDASKKGRYVITVEVKDKGGLSSTSEVVIFTVDQTFKVSLEFRSTAEDFANNQANIKWALESSTGTTVHIVKVSGQTEQRAAALTIVEAYFIFPDGTALQHDTVLNMVNGNGNTEYRDVLLGQGLSGVNAGSEDNQGEGNIEMFLLLGVVGGLVIVLIVMSTLLVFMRRNYQRKLKAAKAMNSATMSISENQKSGPVVPGTNKYTMEGANPVLNLNIETTTDLGFDEEDSNNDRSR; from the exons ATGAGCAACATATCAGACACTCTTG TGCTACACACAGAAATGGGGCGGTTGACGATCATTTCCTTTCTTGTCCTAGTGACTTTAACTGCCAAAG CCCACAGTAATTTGATCCCAGAAATCACCACAGATGATCTCATTCGTGTTCGTGAGGACACCCCTGTAG GTCATCGTGCATTTATGATTAATGCAACGGATCCTGAAGGGGTACCACTGAGATACAGTTTTAAATCTGTGTCAGCCCTTTTCCAGCCTAACCCGACGACAGGAGAGGTAACAGTCAAGTCTCCACTGGACAGAGAG GGGCAGGAAGTACACACGTTAATGCTAGTAGTCAGTGATGGTGTATACACAGAT GTGCAAAAAACAGTTACTGTAGTATTAGAAGATGGTAATGACAACCAGCCTGTATTCCAAGGGACACCATATAATGCCAAAATTCCAGAG AATGCAGCCCTAGGGACCACTGTTTTAAGAGTGTCCGCAAAAGATGCTGATTCAGGAACTTCTGGATATGTGGGCTATTATATGTCTGGG GTCACACCAAGTGATGGAGCAGGTCTCTTTGAAATTGGGGAAAGAACTGGGGCTATCACACTGATGGGAGGACTGAGCTTCACAGAGAAAAGCACTTTCTATCAGTTAGATGTCACCGCAAAG gATGGTGGTGGGATACTTGAAGGACAGCAAGTTATTCAGTCAAGCTCAGTCTTCATCTTTGTTAATGTGGAGGATGTCCCAGATATAGACCCTCTGTTCGTGAATCTCCCCAGCACTGCCACTGTGGAGGAAGGAACTCCTTCG GGTACATCTGTCTTTAAAGTGCGAGCCAGAGACCCCGACACAGGCATCAACTCACCGATAAAGTACAGCATTGCAA gcGCCTCTGCAACTGGCCTGTTCCAAATCGATGAGGATAGTGGCGTCATATCTGTCCAAGCACCATTTGATCGGGAGCAGTATTTGGAATCAGATGGAGTCATCACTCTAGAAATAAAG GCAGAGGAGTCCACACCGAATGTGCATGATGTCAATGCATTTGCAACCAGTGAAATTCAGATCACCATCAGGGACGTAAACGACAATAAACCAGAGTTTTACGATTGCACTGAGGCCTGTGTTATTCAGAACACGTTCAGTGGGAATATAGATGAGCATTCAGCTGTTGGACTCTCTGTGTTGGGCCTGAGCATGAAGGTGATAGATGGGGATAAG GGTGAAAACAGCACATTCACCCTGAGTATTGAGGGCCCAGGCAAGGAtgccttctctgtctccccaaGCCGTGCcgtgtcaaatactatagtgcAAATTCTGATGAAGACCCCTGCAGACGTCGACTTCGAGAAGGGTGCCTTTATGACAGTGAAG ttgatTGCTGTGGACACCAAAAAAGAGGAGTTCAAATCTACCGCCACTGTCACCATTACAATCAATGACATCAATGACAACAGTCCCAAATTCAAACAGGAGACCTACAACTTAGAAATTGAGGAGCACAGTCCAGCAGGAACAGAGATAGCAACCATCACA GCCACTGATCCAGATACAGAAGATGTTGGAAACATTGTCTACAAACTGCTTCCAGAGAGCAT gttggAGTTCTTCAACGTCGACCCAGACACTGGAAGAATCACAGTTGAAAACGGTGACCTTCTGGACAGAGAGGGCCGCAGTTTTTACTCTGCCAATCTGCAGGCAAAAGACAAGGCCAACAACACTGGCACTGCCATCCTGGAGATCACACTCCTGGACAAGAATGACAACGCACCAAAAATGATCAGAGAGTCGTACATTGCTTTTGTCAACGAGGGTCCTGGTGTTAACCTTAAACTTCAAATCCAG GCTATTGATGATGATCAACCTGGCACAGACAACAGCAAGATCGAGTATCAAATTGTCGAAAGTGAATTTAGTCACGATTTCACAATTAACAAGGATACTGGTATTTTAAAAATGACAGACGCCCTGGACAGGGAGGCTCTGGACCCTGCATTAAATGGAGTGATTGAGCTGAATGTGACTGCTTATGACAAAGGAATACCACCCCTTGGAACCTCGGTCATAGTGGAAATCAATGTTGGG GACATCAATGACAACAGCCCCCTCTTCCAGAAAAAAGAGTATAACTTTGAAgtgaaagaaagtgagaaag GTGCTTTCATCAACTCTGTGTTGGCCAAAGACAAGGACCAGACCGAGATGAACAACCGGATCTCGTTCAGCATCACCGGAGGCAGTTCCGGGACCTTCTCGGTCCGTAGCGTCCCAGCGCCAAACAACACAGGCTACTGGGGGAACATCAGCGTGGACCAGGACATCGAGCTAGATTATGAAACCCGCAAGACTTACACCTTCAAAGTGCAGGCTCTGGACTTGGACAGGAAAGAAGACTCAGCCACCGTGATTTTGAAAGTTTTGGATGTCAATGACGAGACGCCCAGCTTAAAAACGGGCCTAGTAATAGAAACGAAAGAGAACAACACCGTAGACGGAGGTGTGATTGGTAAGATTGTGGGTGACGATAAAGACACCGTGCACCAGCTTGAATATGAACTTCTCCGCACCGAGTGTCCATGCAATGAGTCTGGAGTTTGCCAGGAGGAGTGGTTCCtggtggagccttcagggaacGTGAAGATCAACCCAGAGTATGTGGTTGACTATGAAAGTTGCCACGAGGTGATCCTGCACGTGCAAGTGACTGACACTTTAACAGAGCTTGGCAAGAATAGCAGTGAGG GGACAATTACTGTCCGAATCGAAGATATAAATGACCACGTCCCAGAGTTCATCCAGACACAACCCAACTTTG TTGTTGCCGAAagcacagacagagatacaTCTGTGGCCAGCGTGTCT GCAACAGACCGGGACTCAGGGGAGAACGCCATCATAACGTTCGAAGTGCTGGCAGTGAGGTTCGTCAACAACAATAACGAGACTGAGGACCTTAACAAAATCTTCAAGGTGGACCAGCCACCAACACCTTCAGACAACACTGGAATAATACG ATCTCTTCAGAGTCTGGACGCCAGCAAGAAGGGGAGATATGTGATCACGGTTGAGGTGAAGGACAAAGGAGGACTGAGTTCAACTTCAGAAGTTGTG aTCTTCACCGTCGACCAGACTTTCAAAGTGTCCCTGGAGTTCCGATCTACTGCAGAAGATTTTGCTAATAACCAGGCAAATATTAAATG GGCGCTTGAGTCATCCACTGGAACAACAGTTCATATTGTCAAGGTCTCTGGACAAACAGAACAGAG GGCTGCTGCCTTAACTATTGTGGAGGCTTATTTCATCTTTCCTGATGGCACTGCCCTGCAACATGACACTGTTTTAAACATGGTGAATGGCAACGGAAACACAGAGTACCGGGATGTTCTATTAGGGCAGGGGCTCTCAGGAGTG AATGCTGGCTCTGAGGACAATCAAGGAGAAGGCAACATAGAGATGTTCCTCCTGCTTGGAGTGGTGGGAGGCCTGGTGATCGTGCTGATTGTCATGTCGACTTTACTGGTGTTCATGAGGCGGAA CTATCAGAGGAAGCTCAAAGCAGCCAAGGCCATGAACTCCGCAACGATGTCCATATCGGAAAACCAGAAATCTGGCCCAGTCGTTCCCGGCACCAACAAGTATACAATGGAAGG GGCGAACCCGGTGCTCAACCTCAACATCGAAACGACCACAGATCTGGGCTTCGACGAGGAGGACTCCAACAATGACAGATCCAG GTAA